The Daphnia magna isolate NIES linkage group LG3, ASM2063170v1.1, whole genome shotgun sequence genomic interval AAACCACACAGGACAAGGcgcaaaatcaaaacatttttctcgTGATTAATGAAGTTATAATTTTTTGGCAGGATTTTCCTAAGACTGGCGGCACAATGTCCGTGTCTGTCGAGGAAATCCGCATTTCCCATATCAAATACAGAAATATGCTATTCCGTAATTTCGCATTGATCTACTTTTTGTTTGACCCAAACCGCCTTGCACAACATCTAATAGAAGGAATAATAAATCGTTGCTTCCAGTGAAACATTTTCAAGAGTTTAGATAACGTTGCAGTAATAGTCAATTCATCGGCGTAGTTATGTAATTTATCTGTATTCATTTGCTAACAATACTGCTGTGATCAGCTTGACATATATTATTAGACAAACTGAAATATTTGGgcaaaaattaaagaagaCACAAAAAAGTACGCATGGGTTATTAGGATGAGAATAATTGAAAAGTTTAACAAGAACAGCAAAGTAATGCAACAGACGTAGGCCAAATGTGCAGAAAATTCAAGAGACAATTGAAGTTGGGCAAGAATACAGATGGCATTCATCTATGTAGTTTACATGGATTACGAGTTATACACTGAAGCCAATGACGCGAAAGACCACAATCGAACACATGTTTGCACTCGGTAAGTTAATGCCACTCTCATCACTTACAGGGAAGGCTAGATTTATAATTAACGATTTTTGAAACATGTCTCTATTGGCGACGGCTAGAAAATGGTACGGAGTATATGACATATGTAATGAACAGGTGTACGGGGATGATGATGGTACAAAGTATATTAGTCAGATAAAAACAATTCTTACAGTATACAAGTCTAAAAAAAGGTTAAATAAAATCAGGCTTGACTTTGTAGCACCGTTTCCATATTTCGCAGAGGACTACGGTGGAGTGAAATCGATAAAAAATGGTCAGAGGCATACTGACATTCATGATGATGATCCACGGCCAAAGCCCGAAAAATTCCAGCTGCAGTGGATTCGCGTCCGCCCTAGACTTTTCCAGCGTATTGACCGTCCACATGGCAAAGTTGCACATCTAAAAAATATCAAGTATTATCATCAAAGTCAGTTAAATATAACTATAAGGGGTATATAGTGATTGTTTACATACCAATAGGAAAGTCACGACTTCACGCCCAGGCTTCCGGGATTGCTGATCGGCCGTGTAAGTGTGACGTCTCGATGCGTCCAGAATGAATAAGGTTTGCGTCACTGCCTGTACGTTATTTAAACAAGTATTGTCACCCTTTTgctttcaattgttttttatgaATATCGAAATACAAGTGAATGCAACCAACTTGGAAAAGAGCGGCAAGGGCACTGAATAGGACCAGAGTTGAATTTTCATCATCTTCCGTCTTCACCGAATAACAGCAAGCGATcaccgtgaataacttgtaCGCCATTAACCCAATTTGAGCCACCACCAACAGTACGGCGTCCAATCCGAAATGACGTGAAGAATCGAATTCCAGTTCGCGTATCTAAACACGATTTCGTACGTATCAGCATGGACGGTTCATTGAATAACAATCGCATTTCCGAACCTGAAAAATGCCGAGCAGGGTGGCAAAAAATGCCAAGCAGAAGAGCAATAATCGAGAGACGGCTACTTCCATGATGGCCAACGCCCGAAAATTCGGATTATTTATCAAGGCGAAGAAGAGTACGAGGCTAATAATGGTGCCGACCAGGATGAAAATGCCGGCAAACAGGCCCTTGTTAGCTTTGGCACAATCAACCGAGTACTGGTGTCGCGAACGTCGACCCGCAGCCGATCCGCCGGAATTGCTCCGCTTGTAAATTTCATCGTTATCGTCCATGGAGACATTCTTCCACATGACGTAAAGAATGGCGGCACAAATCAGCGAGTATTCAATAGCGCATGGAAAAAGGAACTGGCTGGCATCTTGCACGACATTGCCCATCATGTCAGATCGTTTGCATTCATCCACAAGCGATCCGCCATTGATAACATCTTCCAGTGGCGTTAGAAGAATCTCCAACCGTGTCCGTATACTCGAAAACAGCCTCGGCGTGTCGCTTTACGACCGTTGCTGAAGACTTTTGAGATGAGCTCTGATCGTGATGTCCGCCTGATTGAATAAAGTTATTGTATAAAATGTTGAGCTTTTGTTTTTAGTGTGTTAGACTTATTACTAGAGTCGGAGTCATGATTGGAAAACTGGTGAAGAATCTCGTGTTTAGTTTCTTCGATGATGACGTTTAACCAAACGCACAGATTAGTGGCTACGATGTGCATCAAGCCGAAATAAGCAATGGCTCGTGGCTTACAGTATACCGCCATCTGTTTTATTCATcgagtgatacgaataaaagtAATCATCAAATAAAAGTaatcatcaaatttttttaattataattaATTTAGTATAAAAAAGTAAGTGATACCTTTGCATTCAGGAAAATAAAGTACATCTGAATGAATGTAAATACCATTCGGGCAGCGGGCGTGGCTGCCATTAAAATGTTATGGCATTTACTTCCAGGATCGGTCTCGAAATACTGCGCGAATTCCAATCCGGAGTAAATCATCGATCCCACTCCGAAAGCTAAAAATGCGCAATCGTATCAGGAACGACATTAACATCTCAAGaactaattcttttaaaaaataccgACTGCTCCAATGCGTAGATAAAATGATCCGTAATGTTGACTGGACATTTTCCCCATGGCCCGTGGCGGAGATTCTTCCGAGCAGCAATCCGTCATGTCTTTGAGCTCCAACACTTTGGGCGATTTGATACTTCCACATCCTGTATAACGAATTAAAAATTACTACTTTACTCTGAGTCGAAagcaatcaaatcaaatgattATGCATTAAATTAGAATTAATTGGGAAGCGTTCAGTATAACATCATTTTGCATTTTGACTTCACGCTACAAATACCGAAAACAAAATGGTGGCCTGTTATTTGTCgatgtttaaataaaatatttataaatcAATGTTCAACAccaattttatttattggtAGCACGCAGATCGGTCGCTGTAAGGTGTAGCTCGGACGTTCCCACAACGCGATCACGTTTGCGTGAAAAGTCAAGCAAAGCGGTACGTTGTGGCTAAGAGATTGCGTGAGCCG includes:
- the LOC116918746 gene encoding proton channel OtopLc isoform X2, producing the protein MQAIELTPLMNNVLATDLECTVTDVVEANESQRRVPSSNSLASLSAMESAPRSNRPEEKEMVASIRVYEPDCDAGLFETSLQLNKNNQRDDASVEMMENKTTSRKRYSFTRCNNVSHFRRLQSTSRCGTRDGTPMPSTLNVATVPQTLSIRWKERGDNALLTVISALYAKLLVVMGLAFPMTEVISNHVPSFSYLGFYLYLYFGSIAYFLFVFFTMLKNRAAKGNRYFGCGSIKSPKVLELKDMTDCCSEESPPRAMGKMSSQHYGSFYLRIGAVAFGVGSMIYSGLEFAQYFETDPGSKCHNILMAATPAARMVFTFIQMYFIFLNAKMAVYCKPRAIAYFGLMHIVATNLCVWLNVIIEETKHEILHQFSNHDSDSSGHHDQSSSQKSSATVVKRHAEAVFEYTDTVGDSSLVDECKRSDMMGNVVQDASQFLFPCAIEYSLICAAILYVMWKNVSMDDNDEIYKRSNSGGSAAGRRSRHQYSVDCAKANKGLFAGIFILVGTIISLVLFFALINNPNFRALAIMEVAVSRLLLFCLAFFATLLGIFQIRELEFDSSRHFGLDAVLLVVAQIGLMAYKLFTVIACCYSVKTEDDENSTLVLFSALAALFQAVTQTLFILDASRRHTYTADQQSRKPGREVVTFLLMCNFAMWTVNTLEKSRADANPLQLEFFGLWPWIIIMNVSMPLTIFYRFHSTVVLCEIWKRCYKVKPDFI
- the LOC116918746 gene encoding proton channel OtopLc isoform X1; amino-acid sequence: MQAIELTPLMNNVLATDLECTVTDVVEANESQRRVPSSNSLASLSAMESAPRSNRPEEKEMVASIRVYEPDCDAGLFETSLQLNKNNQRRASVQRLGHTVEQDDASVEMMENKTTSRKRYSFTRCNNVSHFRRLQSTSRCGTRDGTPMPSTLNVATVPQTLSIRWKERGDNALLTVISALYAKLLVVMGLAFPMTEVISNHVPSFSYLGFYLYLYFGSIAYFLFVFFTMLKNRAAKGNRYFGCGSIKSPKVLELKDMTDCCSEESPPRAMGKMSSQHYGSFYLRIGAVAFGVGSMIYSGLEFAQYFETDPGSKCHNILMAATPAARMVFTFIQMYFIFLNAKMAVYCKPRAIAYFGLMHIVATNLCVWLNVIIEETKHEILHQFSNHDSDSSGHHDQSSSQKSSATVVKRHAEAVFEYTDTVGDSSLVDECKRSDMMGNVVQDASQFLFPCAIEYSLICAAILYVMWKNVSMDDNDEIYKRSNSGGSAAGRRSRHQYSVDCAKANKGLFAGIFILVGTIISLVLFFALINNPNFRALAIMEVAVSRLLLFCLAFFATLLGIFQIRELEFDSSRHFGLDAVLLVVAQIGLMAYKLFTVIACCYSVKTEDDENSTLVLFSALAALFQAVTQTLFILDASRRHTYTADQQSRKPGREVVTFLLMCNFAMWTVNTLEKSRADANPLQLEFFGLWPWIIIMNVSMPLTIFYRFHSTVVLCEIWKRCYKVKPDFI